In Desulfoferula mesophila, the genomic window ACCTGCTCCTCGCTGTAGCCCAGCTCCAGGTACTCCGAACGCAGATCGTATGTCAGGCCGATAAGCATGGCCTAAAGTCCTTTGCCGTGCCCTAGCAGGCCGCCGTGCCCTAGTAGGCCACCGTGCCCTAGCAGGCCACCGTGCCCTAGCAGGCCTCCGTGCCCGGGCTGCCACCGCAGTCGGGATAGGTGTAGGTCCCGCCCGCGTAGTTGGTCAGCACTAGGTCATTGCCGTTTTTGCCCACCACCGCCTCGGGGTACAGGGCCACCTTGCCGCCGCCGCCGGGCGCGTCGATCACGAAGGTGGGCACCGCATATCCGCTGGTGTGGCCCCTGAGGCCCCTGATGATCTCCAGGCCCTTGCTCACCGGGGTGCGGAAGTGGGCCGAGCCGGTGATGGGGTCGCACTGGTACAGGTAGTAGGGGCGCACCCGCATTTTCAACAGCCCCTGCATGAGTGAACGCATGGTCTCCACCGAGTCGTTGACCCCGGTCAGGAGCACCGTCTGGCTGCCCAGGGGGATGCCCGCGTCGGCTAAGCGGGCGCAAGCCCGGGCCGTCTCGGGGGTCAACTCCGCCGGATGGGTGAAGTGCAGGCTCATGAACAACGGGTGGTAGCGTTTTAGCCGCTTGACTAGGTCGCCGGTTATGCGCTGGGGCAGCACCGCCGGGGTCTTGGTGCCCAGGCGCAGCACCTCCACATGGGGAATGCGCCGCAGGCGGCTGAGCAACCACTCCAGCCGGTCGTCGGCCATGGTCAGTGGGTCGCCGCCGGAGATCAAGACGTCGCGCACCGAGGGCGTGGCCTCGATGTAGGCGATGGCCCGCTCCATGGCCTCGCGACTGTGCACCGGGCCGTAGGTCTGGTGGCCCACCATGCGCGAGCGGGTGCAATAGCGGCAGTAGGCCGCGCAGAAGCCGGTGGCCAAAAACAGCACCCTGTCGGGGTAGCGGTGCACCAGCCCGGGCGCGGCCATGTCGTGGTCCTCGACAAGGGGGTCGCCGCTCTCGCCGGGGCCCACCACGCCTTCGAACCAGGTGGGCACCATGGTCCGTCGCAGGGGATCGGCCGAGTCGTCCGGATCCATGAGGGACAGATAATAGGGAGTGATGCTCAAAGGCAGCTTGCCGGGGCAGGCGCTAAAGGCCCGCTTTTCGACCGGGACCAGCTTCAGGTAATGGGACAATTCCGTCAGGCTGGTGACCCGGTTGCGCACCTGCCAGCGCCAGTCGTTCCACAGGCTAATAGACAGCCTGGGGAAGTGGCGGCGGCGGAAGGCCGTCGTGGAGCGCCCCACAGGGGACGTAACCTGCTCCAGGGCATAGGATTTGGCCGCCGGAACCGCTTGAAGGCGCAGACCGGTTTCATGCCAGCCTCGGTGGGGAGGCTCCAGTGCATGGGCGCTGGTTTCGCTGTTTTTCATACGCAGCCCTCTACTTTATAATTATGGTGACACTGCGGCGGAGAAAGCTCCGCCATTTCTGCCCTGCTTGGTTCAACCATTGGCAATATTTAAGGTTTTATAGATGGCATTCACCCACCCATACCCTAGCTGGCAATCAAGAGAATCCTGGCCATGGGTCCTCCTTTCCTTGTAGGTGTGAAGGGGACCGTACAAAACACTCGAAGCGTCGAACTAGTTGCCCAGTGAAAGATCACTTCTCAATGCTCGGTAGGCTTGCCTTGGCGAGGTTGGCCGAAGCTTGACCACAGGCGGCAAGTGGGAGCAAGCGGTGCCCGCTTTGTCTCTATTAAATTATCCCTTGGATTTCTGGAAACGCACAGATGAGATACAGTTTAAATAATGACTATATTAAATCATCATTATCAAAGCTCGGATAAGCGGGAGCTCAAGCTGACCTTATGTCCTAATATGCCAATTTTACGACGTATATTGTGCCTATAGGTGGCAACCGTGTCGCCTGATACATTCAACACCTCGGCGATCTCCTTGCTCGCCAAACCCTCTCGAATCATCATGGCCACCTGAATCTCTCTAGGCGTGAGGCGGAATTTGGGGGAGTTCAGCCGCTGGGCAAAAGAGGAGGTGATGTGTTTCAGTTGAGATATCAGCAGCCGCACCGCTCTTTGCTGGTTCTGCTCGAGCCCAGATTCCAGCAGCCCCTGCAGGCGGGGAACAAGGAGCCGGTGGGTCTGCTGGGTAATGGCGTTTTCCAGCTCTTCCCTGTCTTCTTCGCCCCGGCGCATCAAGACCCGCAAGGCGGTGTTGGCCTCTTCCAATTCCAGGGTTTTGAATTCCAATTCAGTCTTCTGCTCATGCAACTCCGCCGCCGCCTGTTTGCGCTTTTCCAGCCCATCCCGCAGGGCTTTGTTGGCCTGGGACAGTTCCAGGGTTCTCCTGTGCACCTCAGCTTCCAGGTTGTCGCGCGAGTCGTGCAAGGCCCGCTCATACATCTTGCGCTCGGTGATGTCACGGCCCACTACCCAGACACCGGCAACTTTGCCAAAATCAAATTCCGGCTCCAAGATGAAATAGAAAATCAAGTAGTCGCCAGTGCTGGATAGAATCCTTGCTTCCTCGGCTATACCTCCTTTTCCAGCCAGGGCGTTATGTATTACCTTCTTGGCCATACCCAGGTCGTGGGGGTGAAGCAAGTCCCAAAAATTGCGCCCCAACCAATCATCTCTAGTGAAGCCGGTGATTTTCTCAAAAGCCGGGTTAAGAGAGGCAATGGCCCCATCAGGCAAAAGGGTAAAGATCGCGTCCGGCATAGTCTCTATAAGGCGGCGATAACGCCCTTGGCTCTGGCTTAGTTGGTTTTCCGCCCGCTTGCGCTCGGTTACATCGACGACGGCCATTCTGATTTGCAGGGGTAGGTCATAATTAACCAGTTTTGGCGCGCTCTCCACCTGGGCGTGGAATAGGGAACCGTCTTGCCGAATCATTTCGATGGCAAGGGTCTGCTTGCCGCTGTCTCCAGTCCTTGACTTCAGGAGATCAAGCAAAGCCTTGTGATAGTCTCGGGCTACGAAAAGATAGAGGCTTCGCCCCACCAGGTTGCCGCGCGGCAGGGCCAGCATGTTGGCTATGGTCAGGTTGGCTTGAAGGATTATTCCCCTGGCATCAGTGCTAAGGTAGCCCACCGGGGCCTGATCATAAAGATCGAAATATTGGTCCCGCGAATCCTCAAGCTCATTTTGGGTGCGGCGTAACTCCTCGTTCTGGATCTCCAGCTCTATCTGATGGACTCGTAGCTCCTGAAGGATAGAGGGAAAGTTTTCCGATCTCAGTTCGGAGTCGTCAGAAGGGCTTACTTGCAAGCGCTCCTTAGCGATCCGACGCAATTCTTGCGATTCGGTTGGGTCCCGGGTGGGCTTTTTCATGGTTGACTCCGCACCGTCCCTCTCTTTTGCTAACTATTTACACTATCATTATGCTTGAAGGCCGCCGTCCAGGTCATCGGCGCAAACCGGATACTGCGCTAGGTTCGGTAATTTCGAATGTAAGGAAGGTGTGGCAAGCTACAGGTCGGGTGGCCAACTTAAAGTGCAAGTAATGCTAAGAAAGGTGCACCGCCTGGGTCCCTCTGCTCCGATTACCTTGTAATACCTCCATTAATTTTCAGTCACGTAACTCCTTGTACAGCACCTCCTGTGGTAGGTTTCGCGGGGCTAAATACCAGACCTCTTGGCCGGGCCTAGCTTGTGGTGAACCCCATATAGGTTAAGTCCAGTTAATAGCGCCTGCGGCCTCCTCCTTCTACCTGGCACTTTACCCTCTTAAAGAGGCAACCTAGCAAGTGGATATCTTGATTGATGGCCCCATTAGGGCGCATCTTAAAAAACGGTAACAACGATCACCCGAGGAGAAAAATAGCTAATGACCCATAAGGACACACAGAGTGATCATCAACCAGCCCTCCTGGAGCGGGCCCTTGAGATCGCCGTCCAAGCCCACCTGGGCCAACGCGACAAGGCCGGCGCGCCATACCTGTTTCATCCGGTGAAGCTCGCGTTACAGGCTGAATCGGAAGAGGCCATGATCGTGGCCCTGCTCCATGACGTGGTTGAGGACGCTGATGAGGAGTGGAGCTTTGAGGACCTTAGGGAAGAGGGCTTTACTCCAACGGTCGTGGAGGCCCTGAGGTGCCTCACCAAGGCGGATGACGAACACGGAACCGACGCTGGCTATGCAAAGTTCATCCAGCGGATCAAAGGCAACAAGCTGGCCCGGCGGGTCAAGCTGCTCGACCTGGCGGACAACATGAATTTGCTCAGGCTTGAGACCCTGAGCGAGAAGGACTTGTCGCGTCAGGCCAAATATCATCGAGCCTGGCAGGAGCTTCAAGGGGATTAACCACTAACAGCGCGGCTAGGCGTAGCTGGCCGAAAACCGGGCTCCCGCGCCCGGCCGCCGCGCTCACTCTACAACCGCGGGCACCTTGCGGGAGGTGATCATGGCCAAAGGAAAAAGATCGGGATTTGTGCGCGGGGCCCATCAAGATGAGGAAGAGCGCATCAAGGCGACCTTGGACTGCTTCGAGGCAAGAGGGATTACCCTGGCACCCGATACGGAAAATAAATTTATAATCTGCCTTGAAAGATATTTTTGGGAACGTCATTTTGAGGGCGATCGCCCAAGTCTGGACCAGGTCAAAAAGCAACTCCGTAGGGCGCGCAAAGCCGCTGTTGAATTTCGGGAAGCGCTTGACGGCCTGGATCAGTGGACGTTTTCCGCAGTCAAACGGTTGCAGGTGGTAGACACCTCTGATCGCGACCGCAAGGGGCAAACGATCATAGAAAATCTGGTGTCGCGAGGTGGCCTGAAGAGGGGCCGCCCTGGCAAAAAACCCACCGGCGTTTACCGCCACACGACCGAGGACGAGTGTAGCCAGCTATCCAGCAGGCACCCAGGGCTGATCAAAAAGGACGGGCGGATACACTTGGAGGCCGCGGCCAAGTCACATGAAATGCACCCCCGAGAATTCCTTGCCCTGCTGTTAGAGACCCGCCCCCTGGAAGGTGGGCCGATGCTTCTTTGGGGTGAGGAAGATTTTAGGATTATCTCCCAGCTCCTGGGGAGACACCATGCAGATGTTTGGGCTACAGCAACGTCCATTGCCCTTGAGCAACTACCTGCACGGGGTAAGACCCGCAGGCCGAGGACCGAGAGGAACTTAATTTTATGTATTGCTGATGCTTGGTTTGCCTCCAAGGGGACAAAGCCGACAGCGGCGCATGAAGCCCCCCACGGGCCCTTTACCTCGCTTTGCCAAAACGTCTTTTTGGTTGTTGGCGCGAGTCCAATTCAAAGTGATACCGCCTTAGCACTATCCATTAGCCGAGCCCTAAAAGATTGGGCCCCACCTTCAGGCCACCAAACAGGATCACATTAGGCGCGCCTAACCGGTGTAATAAGATCCTACCTAGCAGCACCTACCGACCTGTAGCGTTACCTCCAGGTGATCAAATTTTTCTGGGAGTACGTTATGTCGCAGTTCAGCCGGCTTTTAACCACCAAGGCCCTCGCGGATCGCTGGGGCGTCAGCAACCGAAGCTTAGAGGGGCGGCGGCTCCGTGGTGAAGGCCCTCCTTTCGTTAAAATTGGGGCTTCCGTCCGGTATCGCCTAGAAGACGTTGAGGCGTGGTTGGTAGCTCAGACCCGGCAGAGCACCTCGGACCAGGGGCCCGACCAGGACGCCGCGTAGGCCGCCCCATGGGTAATAGCGATATTCGCCTGCAGCTCAGCTTCCGGCACCACCCCAAGATCAAGAAGCTGGAGCGCCGCCTGGGCAAGCCCGCCGTCCTTGGCTTGGTCTACCTGTTTATGCACACCGCGGAGAACAAACCAGACGGCCAGCTCACCGGCATGAGTGCCGAGGACGTGGCGCTCGCCGCCGATTGGGAACGCGAGCCCGAGGAGTTTATGGGAGCCCTGGTCGAGCTGCGGATCCTGGAGGGAGAGCCCGGTAATTATTCCATCCACGATTGGGCGGAGCATCAACCCTGGGTCGCCGGGGCGCCCGAGCGGTCTGCTAAGGCCAAAAAGGCGGCCCAGGTACGCTGGGACAAGTCCAAAGAGACCCCGCCCGATGCTCGGAGCATGCTACCAGCATGCGGCGAGCATGCTAACAAGATGCGGGTAGCATCGTTTAGCAATGCCCCATCTCCATCTCCATCTCCATCTCCATCTCCATCTCCAACTCCCTCCCAACAATATAAGTCAGGTTTGCTTGATGAGGAGTTCAAGCAGTTCTGGAAAGCCTGCCCCCATGAGATGCGCCGATCTGCCTCCAAGGCAAAAGCCAAAGAGTCCTACGTCAAGGCCCGCACCGGGAAGCTGAAGGAACAAAAGGGTCAACCAGCTACCCATCAGGCCATCGCGGACGGCCTCGGCAAGGCCAAGGCCCTATGGGCCATGCGTGGATCCGTTGATGAGTTCATTCCCAACCCGCCTATGGCCACCACCTGGTTAAACCGGCTCGGGTGGGAGGACGATTATCGGCTCAAGGAGCCCCCGCCGCCGGAGGTTTTAGCGAAAGCCAAGGACAACCCCTACCTAGCCTTGGCCGCGGGGGGCGGCGATGAGTAGGGCAAGCCAGCCGCCTCAAGATCTGGCCGCGGAGCGGGGCGTCCTGGGCGGGATTCTGATCCACGGCGATGAGGTCCTGGCCCAGGTGGCCGACCAGCTCAAGCCCGGCGACTTATACGACCGCCGCCATGGCTTCATCTACGAGGCCATGCTGGCACTGTATGAGCGCAACCAGCCGGTGGACGAGATCACCCTCACCTCCCGCTTAGCCGACGAGGGCCGCCTGGAGGCGGTGGGAGGACCGGCCTACCTCGCGGAGCTGGCCGACATCATGCTGGCCCCGGCCCATGTGGAGCACTACGCGGCCCAGGTCCGGGAGAAGGCCGAGGCCCGGGCCTTCATCGCGGCGGCCTACAAGGGCATAGAGCTTGTCCAGAAGGCCAACGGCGACCTGTCGGAGGTCCTGGAGCAGGCCGAGGCGGGGATATTCGCCGCCAACAAGCGCGGATCCGCCGGCGGACCTGCACCCCTCGGCCAGGGGCTCAAGGCCCTTTTGGAGGAGATGGGGACGCGAAAAAAGCCCGGAATCCCAACCGGCTTTCCCTCCCTTGATCGGCTAACCCTGGGCCTGCACCCTGGGGACCTGGCCGTGGTCGCCGGGCGCCCGGGCATGGGCAAAAGCGCCTTTGCCGTCCAGGTAGCCCGCAACATCGCCGCCGACGGCATGCCGGTGGTGGTGTTCAGCCTCGAAATGAGCAGGGAGCAGCTGCAACAGCGGCTTTTGGCCGGCGAGGCTGGTGTGGCTTTCCAGAAAATCCGGGCCCAACAGCTGTATGGGGAGCATTGGTCTTTGATCACCAAGGCGGCCGAGGTCCTGCACGCCTTGCCCCTGCTCATAGACGATTCCCCGGCCTTGAGCGTTCTACAGATCAGGTCCAGGGCCCGCAGGGTGGCCGCTAAGGGCCGGCTGGGCCTGGTGGTGGTGGACTATCTGCAGCTCGCCCGGGCCCCCAAAGCTAAGGAAGCCAAACGCGAGGAGGAAGTGGCCGAGGTGTCCCGTTCCCTCAAGGCCCTGGCCAAGGAGCTTCATTGCCCGGTCATGGCCCTCAGCCAACTCAACCGAAAGGTGGAGGAGCGGAGCGACAAGGATAAGCGACCAAGGCTCAGCGACCTGCGGGAATCGGGGGCCATCGAGCAGGACGCGGACCTCATCGCCTTCATCTACCGGCCCGGGGTTTACACCAAGGACAAGAGCGACCAGTCGGCGGAGATCATCGTGGAGAAGCAGCGGAACGGGCCGACAGACACCGCTCACCTGCTTTTTGAGGGGCCTTACGTCCGCTTTACGGAGGGATCTCATGGATGACAAGCAGGCGCGGTTGAGGGAGCTCCGGGACCAAGCCCGCATGTACTACAGGGCGACCCTCAAGGGTTTATGGAGCCTCGATTTTACCATTACGGAACACTTAGCGTGGATAGAGCAGGAAATGGCCATGGTCGAGGCCAAGGGCTAAGGCTCGCTGTTCCCTCCACATGGTGGGGCCTAGATACATGCCGCCCGTGATCAGCATCGACAGCCGCGAGCGGCGGCAAGAGATTCGCCACCATGGAAAGGAGTGCTTGATTTGTCCCTGACCGCCAAGCAAAAGGTTTTCATCCAGGAGTATCTCCAAGATCTGAACGCCACCCAGGCCGCCATCAGGGCCGGGTACAGCCCTAAAACGGCCAAGGAGATCGGCGCGGAGAACCTAACAAAACCTCACGTCGCGGCGGCGATTAAGAAGGCCGTGGACGAGCGAGCCGAAAAGCTGGAGATCAGCGCGGAGCAGGTGGTGACCGACCTGGCAAAGGTGGCGTTCGCCAAGATGGACGATTACTGCACCTGGGGGCCCGATGGTGTCCGGTTGCATCCCTCCCAGGCCCTGCCCGGGGGCGCCAGCGTCGCGGTGATCAAGGTCAAGGAGCGGCGGGTGGTCACCGGCGGAGAGAACCCCACCGAGACGGTCACCACCGAGTTCCAACTGTGCGACAAGCTCCGGGCATTGGAGCTGTTGGGCAAGCACATTGGCATGTTCAAGGACGGCCCGCCGGTGGTCCAGGTCAGCCTGGCCGAGGTCCTGGACATGCTGGACGGCAATAAAAGCTCTGTGGCCGCCTGAGCGCCTCCAAGCCGGGCTTTTGGGTTATAATGGGGATAGGAACCATGCCGCTATTTTTGGAGCTCGGCCCCGAGGATGAAAGATTTGTAGAGTCTGAGGGCGCCGCTTTCATTTTGACCAAGGACTTGAGAGCGTTCAGGCTGGAGGGGGATAAAAGGTTCCCCACCATGATAATCTGGAGCAAGTCCCCTTGGGCCCATCGACTACGGGTGCGGGACATCAACCCGAACCCGTCTCTCCGCAAGGTAATGTTTCATGCACCGGCAAGAACGTGAAATCACCGACCGCAGCGAAATTGACGCCATCCTTGAACGCGGCGAGGTGTGCCGCATCGCCCTGGCGGACGACAACGTCCCCTACCTCGTGACCATGAACTACGGCTACCGCCACGGGGATCGGGCCGCCCTGTTTTTGCACAGCGCGCCCCAGGGCAAGAAGCTGGACATCATCCGGCGCAACAACCTGGCCTGCTTTTAGGTGAGCCTGGATCACCAAATGATCGAGACCCAGGTACGCTGCAACTGCGGCATGAAATACAAGAGCGTGGTGGGAATGGGCCGCATAAGCCTGCTCACGGACTATGACGAAAAGATAGAGGGGCTCAACTGCCTGGTGCGCCACTACCACGGGCAAGACCGGCCGCGTTACACCCCGGCCTACGTGAACGCCACCGTCGTGCTCCGGTTGGATATAGAGGAGCTGACAGGGAAAAAGTGCGAGGGGCCGTCCCAGCCGGACCCCAATCTTCCGGTGGGGTAAACCGCGTTTAAATTTCTAGGGCAGCTTCTTTTCAACACCGCCAGGGCACAAAACAGGCCGAAATTGATCCCGTTGCTTCCCCCATGCTTCCCCGAAAAAAGCCTACTACTGCAACATGCTTAATTTAAAGTTGTTTTTTTGATGGGATCGGTGATTTACCATCTCCCACGACCGGGGCGTGCATGGCGTGGCCGGTCTTCTGGCTCGTGGATCGCCCTACTCCCCGCACCTTCCCGGCCCGCGCTCCTCCCCGGAGGCCGGCCAGTGGCTCATCGCGGGTTTGGTCCCCACTCACAGCGGCGGGTCCGCGCCGGATTCTCACCGGCTTCCCATGCTCCCGAGGGAGCGCCACACCACATGGCTTGTGCCTGGTGTTTATCATCGCCGGGCGCGGCGGTCAAGGTTTGGCTTACGGTTGCCATTGACCCGGAGCGGCAAAACAGGCTATCCCAAGAACAGGCGAACAAATCCGGCCCGAGAGGACCGCAAGCATGGAGAGGCGCATGGACTTCAACACAGAGGTGGCCCTGGTCACCGGAGCGGGGCGGGGCATCGGCCTGGCCGTGGCCGAAAAGCTGGGCAACCTGGGGGCGGCGGTGGTGCTGGCCGACCAGGACCTGACCGGCGCCGAGGCCGGGGCCCTGGCCATAGAGGGCGCGGGCGGCCGGGCCACGGCTCTGGCCATGGACGTGCGCCGGGCCGAGGACTGGCAAGAGGTGGTGGCCGAGGCGGTGCGCCGCTACGGCCCGCTCAGCGTGCTGGTGAACAACGCGGGCTTCGACCGCCCCGGCGGGGTGGCCAAGCTGGACCGGTGCGATTTCGAGGCGGTGCTGGAGGTGCACCTCACCTCTTGTCTGCTGGGCATGCAGACGGTGCTGCCGGTGTTCGCCCAGGCCGGGCAAGGAGCCATCGTCAACGTGTCCAGCGTGTATGCCAAGATCGGCGGCCAGGGCGAGGCTGCCTACAGCGCGGCCAAGGCGGGCATGGTGGGGCTCACCAAGTCGGCGGCCCGGGAGATGGCCCGCCAGGGGGTGCGGGTCAACTGCGTGTTGCCCGGCCTCACCAACACCCCGGCCATTCGCGCCATGATGTCCGAGAAGATCAAGGCCAAGCTCTTGGCCGAGACCCCGCTGAGGCGTATGGCCCAGCCTGGCGAAATCGCCAACGTCATCGCCTTTTTGGCCTCCAGCGAGGCCAGCTTTGTTACCGGCGCGGCGTGGGAGGTGTCGGGCGGCTGGAACATGTAGCTAGGCGGCTTCGCCAGAAACCAGCATACTGCGTTGCCGACGTCGCGTCTGCCTCGGCGTAGGTTACCTACGCCTGCGGCACCCGCGTCGCCGGGCGCCTTGTCTGCTGGCCCCTGGCTGTGCCGCTACACGCTTTTATTTTGAAAAATTTATCGAAAAAGATTTATTTCTGCGGGACGGTGCCGAAGAGCAGGGTCACGTGCAGGCCGCCGAAGGGCGCGGTGATGGCGGTGGTCTCGCTTAGGCCCAGGGCCTCGGCCCACTCCGGTCGGTAGAGCACCACCCCGCAGCGCCAACCGCCATAGGCCTGGGTCAGGCGCTGCCCGATGCGCCGGGCCAAATCCTGGGCCTGGCGCACGCTGCCCAGGCGCTTGCCATAGGGCGGATTCATGACCAACAGCCCCGGCCCGGCGGGCGGCGCGGCGGTGAAGAAGTCCCCCGCCTCCAAATCGACCCCCTGCCCCACCCCGGCCAGCTCGGCGTTACCCTGGGCCAGGGCCACGGCCTCGCGGTTGCTGTCGCGGCCTAGAATAGGCGCGGCCGGGGCGGCCAGGGCCTGCTCCAGGGTGTGGCGCTTCAGATAATTCCAGGCCGCCTCCCGGTGGCAGGGCCAGGACTCGAAGGCAAAGGAGCGGCCCCGCCCCGGCGGCAGGCCACGGGACAGGGACGCGGCCTCGATGACCAGGGTGCCGCTGCCGCACATGGGGTCCAGCAGGGGCTCTCTGCCGTCGTAGCCGCAGAGCATTAGCAGCGCGGCGGCCAGGTCTTCGCGCAAGGGGGCCAAGCCGCCCTGAGCCCGCCAGCCCCGCTTGTGCAAGTGGGCCCCGCTCATGTCCAGGCTGATGGACGCCCGCCGGTCGTTGCCCCGCACCTGCAGGCGCTGGGCGTTCTCGTCGCCCGGCTCGGAGGGCACCGGGGGAGCCAGGCCTACCTCGCGCAGGCGCTGGGCCGCGGCCCGGCCCACCACCTCGGCGATGCGCCCGGTGTGCTTGAGGTTGCTCCCCTTGAGCGCCACCTGGATGTTGAGCGGCGCGCCGGGGGCCAGGAACACCTCCCAAGGCACCGCCTCGGCCTGGCGCGTCAGGTCTTCCCAGAGCCGCACCCTAAAGTCCTTGAGGCGCAACCACACCCGGCCGGCGGTGCGCAACCACAGATTGGCGGCCACGGCCAGCTCCAGCTTGGCGCTGAAGTTGACCCCGCCGGTCTCGGGCTGCACCTCGCCCGCGCCCAGGGCGGTGAGCTCGGCGGCGCAAAGGGCCTCCAGCCCCGGCGCGGTCACCGCGAAAAAGCGGTGTTCCGGGAACCAGGCCTGGCGTTTGATGCGGCGTTCTAGATTTACGTTTGACATGGCCGAGGTTTACCACGGCATGGGCTTGGCTACCAACCCATTGTGCGGCCTAAGGCAGGCATCCGCCCCGAGGCGGCACAGACTGGAGGGCGTGGACAAGGCGAACGGCGAGGGGGCCCGCAGCCGTAGCGTTACCTACGTCGAGGAGCACCCAAAGCCGTCCAGCAAAACCCCCGGCTTCCAGGCTGCGCCGCTACACCATGGAGTCGGCCAGCTCGTTGAGCACCTCGTCGGCGTTGTGCCCCGAAGCCTCGATGCGGGCCAGGTTGGACTCCAAATCGCTCCTGAGGCCCATACGGTCGATGTCCCGGGGCTCCCGGCAGCGGCCCATGCGGCGGCAGATGCGATACAGCAGGCGCTCATGATCCGGCAGGGCCAGATAATCGTCCAGGATGGCCAGCATCTTGGGCTTGTCCTCGGGCAGCTTGCCGCCTACCGTCTCGATGAGGTTCATCATGTGGTCGCTGGTGATGGTGGAGGTTATGCCCTCCAGGGTGGCGATGAACAGGCGAATCTCCTCGGCCGTCTCGTCGTCGCTTAGCTTGACGAAATCACCGGCCACCAGGTCCTTGTGCAGTTCGATACGCTCGGGCACCCTTAGGGTGCGCAGGCGGATGAAGTCGGGGTTGATCTGGTTGAGCACCTCGGCGGTGGCGACGGCGTGCTCGCGCCACCATTTACGCCCGCCCAGGCCGGGCATCACGTACTCGCTCAGCTCCATGCCCGCGGCCTTGATGTTTTGCCCGCCCTTGATCTGCTTGGCCGCGGTGACCCCCTTGTTCATGAACTTGAGCAGCGGATCGTAGCCGGTCTCCAGGCCGACGTGCACCCGGTCCAACCCGGCCTTGCGCAGCATGGTCAGTTCCTCCACGCTGCGCTGGGCGGCGGTGGAGGAGCGGGCGTAGGTGGTGACCCGCTTGGCCTCGGGCAGCTTTTCCCGCAGATAGCGCAGGGCCTCGGCCAGCACCTCGGGTTTCATCACCAGGTTGTTGGCGTCCTGCAAGAACACGTTGCCCGTGCCGTAGTAGAGCCAGCCGGCCACGTTGCGGAAGGCGTCGCTGACCGTGGGGGTGGAGAACACCCGGTTCACCACCTCGGCGCTGACGTCTCCGCCATGGCCCATGGCCTTGGACAGCGCCAGAATCTCCCGGCGCATC contains:
- the dnaB gene encoding replicative DNA helicase; protein product: MSRASQPPQDLAAERGVLGGILIHGDEVLAQVADQLKPGDLYDRRHGFIYEAMLALYERNQPVDEITLTSRLADEGRLEAVGGPAYLAELADIMLAPAHVEHYAAQVREKAEARAFIAAAYKGIELVQKANGDLSEVLEQAEAGIFAANKRGSAGGPAPLGQGLKALLEEMGTRKKPGIPTGFPSLDRLTLGLHPGDLAVVAGRPGMGKSAFAVQVARNIAADGMPVVVFSLEMSREQLQQRLLAGEAGVAFQKIRAQQLYGEHWSLITKAAEVLHALPLLIDDSPALSVLQIRSRARRVAAKGRLGLVVVDYLQLARAPKAKEAKREEEVAEVSRSLKALAKELHCPVMALSQLNRKVEERSDKDKRPRLSDLRESGAIEQDADLIAFIYRPGVYTKDKSDQSAEIIVEKQRNGPTDTAHLLFEGPYVRFTEGSHG
- a CDS encoding SDR family NAD(P)-dependent oxidoreductase; protein product: MDFNTEVALVTGAGRGIGLAVAEKLGNLGAAVVLADQDLTGAEAGALAIEGAGGRATALAMDVRRAEDWQEVVAEAVRRYGPLSVLVNNAGFDRPGGVAKLDRCDFEAVLEVHLTSCLLGMQTVLPVFAQAGQGAIVNVSSVYAKIGGQGEAAYSAAKAGMVGLTKSAAREMARQGVRVNCVLPGLTNTPAIRAMMSEKIKAKLLAETPLRRMAQPGEIANVIAFLASSEASFVTGAAWEVSGGWNM
- a CDS encoding PAS domain S-box protein, encoding MKKPTRDPTESQELRRIAKERLQVSPSDDSELRSENFPSILQELRVHQIELEIQNEELRRTQNELEDSRDQYFDLYDQAPVGYLSTDARGIILQANLTIANMLALPRGNLVGRSLYLFVARDYHKALLDLLKSRTGDSGKQTLAIEMIRQDGSLFHAQVESAPKLVNYDLPLQIRMAVVDVTERKRAENQLSQSQGRYRRLIETMPDAIFTLLPDGAIASLNPAFEKITGFTRDDWLGRNFWDLLHPHDLGMAKKVIHNALAGKGGIAEEARILSSTGDYLIFYFILEPEFDFGKVAGVWVVGRDITERKMYERALHDSRDNLEAEVHRRTLELSQANKALRDGLEKRKQAAAELHEQKTELEFKTLELEEANTALRVLMRRGEEDREELENAITQQTHRLLVPRLQGLLESGLEQNQQRAVRLLISQLKHITSSFAQRLNSPKFRLTPREIQVAMMIREGLASKEIAEVLNVSGDTVATYRHNIRRKIGILGHKVSLSSRLSEL
- a CDS encoding KamA family radical SAM protein — translated: MKNSETSAHALEPPHRGWHETGLRLQAVPAAKSYALEQVTSPVGRSTTAFRRRHFPRLSISLWNDWRWQVRNRVTSLTELSHYLKLVPVEKRAFSACPGKLPLSITPYYLSLMDPDDSADPLRRTMVPTWFEGVVGPGESGDPLVEDHDMAAPGLVHRYPDRVLFLATGFCAAYCRYCTRSRMVGHQTYGPVHSREAMERAIAYIEATPSVRDVLISGGDPLTMADDRLEWLLSRLRRIPHVEVLRLGTKTPAVLPQRITGDLVKRLKRYHPLFMSLHFTHPAELTPETARACARLADAGIPLGSQTVLLTGVNDSVETMRSLMQGLLKMRVRPYYLYQCDPITGSAHFRTPVSKGLEIIRGLRGHTSGYAVPTFVIDAPGGGGKVALYPEAVVGKNGNDLVLTNYAGGTYTYPDCGGSPGTEAC
- a CDS encoding terminase small subunit, yielding MSLTAKQKVFIQEYLQDLNATQAAIRAGYSPKTAKEIGAENLTKPHVAAAIKKAVDERAEKLEISAEQVVTDLAKVAFAKMDDYCTWGPDGVRLHPSQALPGGASVAVIKVKERRVVTGGENPTETVTTEFQLCDKLRALELLGKHIGMFKDGPPVVQVSLAEVLDMLDGNKSSVAA
- a CDS encoding THUMP domain-containing class I SAM-dependent RNA methyltransferase, with the translated sequence MSNVNLERRIKRQAWFPEHRFFAVTAPGLEALCAAELTALGAGEVQPETGGVNFSAKLELAVAANLWLRTAGRVWLRLKDFRVRLWEDLTRQAEAVPWEVFLAPGAPLNIQVALKGSNLKHTGRIAEVVGRAAAQRLREVGLAPPVPSEPGDENAQRLQVRGNDRRASISLDMSGAHLHKRGWRAQGGLAPLREDLAAALLMLCGYDGREPLLDPMCGSGTLVIEAASLSRGLPPGRGRSFAFESWPCHREAAWNYLKRHTLEQALAAPAAPILGRDSNREAVALAQGNAELAGVGQGVDLEAGDFFTAAPPAGPGLLVMNPPYGKRLGSVRQAQDLARRIGQRLTQAYGGWRCGVVLYRPEWAEALGLSETTAITAPFGGLHVTLLFGTVPQK
- a CDS encoding HD domain-containing protein, producing the protein MTHKDTQSDHQPALLERALEIAVQAHLGQRDKAGAPYLFHPVKLALQAESEEAMIVALLHDVVEDADEEWSFEDLREEGFTPTVVEALRCLTKADDEHGTDAGYAKFIQRIKGNKLARRVKLLDLADNMNLLRLETLSEKDLSRQAKYHRAWQELQGD
- a CDS encoding helix-turn-helix transcriptional regulator, which codes for MSQFSRLLTTKALADRWGVSNRSLEGRRLRGEGPPFVKIGASVRYRLEDVEAWLVAQTRQSTSDQGPDQDAA